The following are encoded together in the Budorcas taxicolor isolate Tak-1 chromosome 4, Takin1.1, whole genome shotgun sequence genome:
- the LRRN3 gene encoding leucine-rich repeat neuronal protein 3 has protein sequence MKDLLLQIHVLLGLAITTLVQAVDKKADCPQLCTCEIRPWFTPRSIYMEASTVDCNDLGLSNFPARLPADTQILLLQTNNIAKIEYSIDFPVNLTGLDLSQNNLSSVTNINVKKMPQLLSVYLEENKLTELPEKCLSGLSNLQELYINHNLLSAISPGAFIGLHNLLRLHLNSNRLQMINSKWFEALPNLEILMIGENPIIRIKDMNFKPLINLRSLVIAGINLTEIPDNALVGLENLESISFYDNRLIKVPNVALQKAVNLKFLDLNKNPINRIQRGDFSNMLHLKELGINNMPELISIDSLAVDNLPDLRKIEATNNPRLSYIHPNAFFRLPKLESLMLNSNALSALYQGTVESLPNLKEISIHSNPIRCDCVIRWINMNKTNIRFMEPESLFCVDPPEFQGQNVRQVHFREMMEICLPLIAPESFPSNLDLEAGSYVSLHCRATAEPQPEIYWITPSGKKLLPNTLTNKFYVHSEGTLDISGITPAEGGLYTCIATNLVGADLKSVMIKVDGSLPQDNNGSLNIKIKDVQANSVLVSWKASSKILKSSIKWTAFVKAENSHAAQSARIPSDVKVYNLTHLNPATEYKICIDIPTIYQKSRKQCVNVTTKGLDPDQKKYEKNNTTTFMACLGGSLGIIGVICLFSFLSQEVNCDGGHNYVRNYLQKPTFAFSELYPPLINLWETGKEKGAALEVKATVIGVPTNMS, from the coding sequence ATGAAGGACCTGCTACTCCAAATTCATGTGCTACTTGGCCTAGCTATCACTACCCTAGTACAAGCTGTAGATAAAAAAGCAGATTGCCCACAGTTATGTACATGTGAAATCCGGCCCTGGTTTACACCTCGATCCATTTATATGGAGGCATCTACAGTGGATTGTAATGATTTAGGTCTTTCAAATTTCCCAGCCAGACTGCCTGCTGACACACAGATTCTGCTACTACAGACTAACAATATTGCAAAAATTGAATACTCCATAGACTTTCCAGTAAACCTTACTGGCCTGGACTTATCTCAAAACAATTTATCTTCAGTCACCAACATTAATGTAAAAAAGATGCCTCAGCTTCTTTCTGTATacctagaagaaaacaaacttactgaGCTGCCTGAAAAATGTCTGTCTGGACTAAGCAACTTACAAGAACTCTATATTAATCACAACTTGCTTTCTGCAATTTCACCAGGAGCCTTTATTGGCCTACATAATCTTCTTCGACTTCATCTCAATTCAAACAGATTGCAGATGATCAACAGTAAGTGGTTTGAGGCTCTTCCCAATCTGGAGATTCTGATGATTGGGGAAAATCCAATCATCAGAATCAAAGATATGAACTTTAAGCCTCTTATCAATCTTCGAAGCCTGGTTATAGCTGGTATAAACCTCACAGAAATACCAGATAACGCCTTGGTTGGACTTGAAAACTTAGAAAGCATCTCTTTTTATGACAACAGGCTTATTAAAGTGCCCAATGTTGCTCTTCAAAAAGCAGTAAACCTCAAATTTTTGGATCTAAATAAAAATCCCATTAACAGAATACAGAGGGGAGATTTTAGCAATATGCTACACTTAAAAGAGTTGGGAATAAACAATATGCCTGAGCTGATTTCCATCGACAGTCTTGCTGTGGATAACTTACcagatttaagaaaaatagaaGCTACTAACAACCCCAGGTTGTCTTACATTCACCCAAATGCATTTTTCCGGCTGCCCAAGCTGGAATCACTTATGCTTAACAGCAATGCCCTTAGTGCCCTGTACCAGGGTACAGTGGAATCTCTGCCAAACCTCAAGGAAATCAGCATACACAGCAATCCTATCAGGTGTGACTGCGTCATCCGTTGGATTAATATGAACAAAACCAACATTCGATTTATGGAGCCAGAGTCACTGTTTTGTGTGGACCCGCCCGAATTCCAAGGCCAGAATGTGCGGCAGGTGCATTTTAGGGAAATGATGGAAATCTGTCTCCCTCTTATAGCTCCTGAGAGTTTTCCTTCCAACCTGGATTTAGAAGCTGGGAGTTATGTTTCCTTACACTGTAGAGCTACTGCAGAGCCACAGCCTGAAATCTACTGGATAACACCTTCTGGTAAAAAACTCTTGCCTAATACTCTAACAAATAAGTTCtatgtccattctgaaggcacaCTTGACATAAGTGGCATCACCCCAGCAGAAGGGGGTTTGTATACCTGCATAGCAACTAACCTGGTGGGTGCTGACTTAAAGTCTGTTATGATCAAAGTGGATGGCTCTCTTCCCCAGGATAACAATGGATccttgaatattaaaataaaagatgttcAGGCCAATTCAGTTCTGGTGTCTTGGAAAGCAAGTTCTAAAATTCTCAAATCCAGTATTAAGTGGACAGCCTTTGTCAAGGCTGAGAATTCCCATGCTGCCCAAAGTGCACGAATACCATCTGATGTCAAGGTGTATAATCTTACTCATCTGAACCCAGCAACTGAGTATAAGATTTGTATTGATATCCCCACCATctatcaaaaaagcagaaaacaatgtGTAAATGTCACCACAAAAGGTTTGGACCCTGAtcaaaaaaagtatgaaaagaatAACACCACAACATTTATGGCTTGCCTTGGAGGCTCTCTGGGGATTATTGGTGTGATCTGTCTTTTCAGCTTCCTCTCTCAAGAAGTCAACTGTGATGGTGGACATAACTATGTAAGGAATTACTTACAGAAACCAACCTTTGCGTTCAGTGAGCTTTACCCTCCTCTGATCAACCTCTGGGAAACAGGCAAAGAAAAAGGTGCAGCACTGGAAGTAAAAGCAACTGTTATAGGTGTGCCAACTAACATGTCCTAA